From one Rhizobium leguminosarum genomic stretch:
- a CDS encoding DUF982 domain-containing protein produces MIAIFAPNSHGLFRSDLKREKTLSDQWKEPVRLKEDGLLITIETPAQARTWLRHARNSGSAWREALDKCSAAADGRLSSAEARRALLTAAH; encoded by the coding sequence ATGATCGCCATTTTTGCGCCAAATTCTCACGGATTATTTCGGTCTGATTTAAAACGGGAGAAGACGTTGAGTGACCAATGGAAGGAACCGGTGCGGCTGAAAGAAGACGGTTTGCTGATCACGATCGAAACGCCGGCGCAGGCGCGGACTTGGTTGCGACATGCGCGCAATTCGGGGTCGGCGTGGAGGGAGGCCCTTGATAAATGTTCGGCTGCGGCGGACGGCCGGCTTTCGAGCGCCGAAGCCAGGCGTGCGTTGCTGACTGCTGCCCATTGA